The Ornithinimicrobium faecis genome includes a window with the following:
- a CDS encoding class I SAM-dependent methyltransferase — MGSENFDDRAADWDSDPDKVSRARDVAAAVRAAVQLQPATRLLEYGAGTGLVSQELRAHVGQIVLADNSTGMRQVIQEKIEAGVLSDAQVWDLDLEHDVAPPEEFDLIVTSMVMHHVRDVPAVLAGFASLLRPGGHVCITDLDTEDGSFHDSDFHGHHGIDRGELSEQLEQAGFAGATITDCTTIIKRDHAYSVFLATATR; from the coding sequence ATGGGCAGCGAGAACTTCGACGACAGAGCCGCAGATTGGGACAGCGACCCGGACAAGGTGTCCCGGGCCCGCGACGTTGCCGCGGCGGTGCGTGCTGCGGTGCAGCTCCAGCCCGCAACCAGGCTCCTGGAGTATGGCGCAGGCACTGGCCTGGTCTCCCAGGAGTTGCGTGCTCATGTCGGGCAGATCGTGCTGGCGGACAACTCCACCGGCATGAGACAGGTCATCCAGGAGAAGATCGAGGCGGGTGTCCTCAGCGATGCCCAGGTGTGGGACCTGGACCTGGAGCACGACGTGGCACCTCCGGAAGAGTTCGACCTGATCGTCACCTCGATGGTGATGCACCACGTGCGCGATGTGCCAGCTGTGCTCGCCGGTTTCGCCTCGCTGTTGAGGCCCGGAGGACACGTGTGCATCACAGACCTGGACACCGAGGACGGGTCATTCCACGACAGCGACTTCCACGGTCATCACGGCATCGACCGCGGTGAACTGAGCGAGCAACTGGAGCAGGCGGGCTTCGCCGGGGCGACCATCACCGACTGCACCACCATCATCAAGCGTGACCACGCCTACTCGGTCTTCCTGGCGACCGCGACACGGTGA
- a CDS encoding regulatory protein RecX, translating to MSDSTPQPGPADRLARAREVLAAAEAGEPSVDPTPPTTTTRRSADRAPDSRRRDGSDTDVPESVRGDAEADPHDVARQIALRQLTMAPRSRKQLEDKLRQKGCADEVSHVVLDRLEEVGLIDDAAYARMLVRTRQETKGLAPRALSQELRRKGVSDDLIEDALADIASDDQHVRARELVDKRLRTMRGLDPQVQTRRLAGFLARKGYDSNVAFGVIREALADLPEHQRD from the coding sequence ATGAGCGACAGCACGCCCCAGCCCGGGCCGGCCGATCGGTTGGCCCGGGCTCGGGAGGTCCTGGCCGCAGCCGAGGCTGGTGAACCCTCGGTCGATCCCACGCCCCCCACCACGACCACGCGCCGCTCGGCCGACCGAGCGCCCGACTCGCGTCGCCGCGACGGGAGCGACACCGATGTGCCGGAGTCCGTGCGTGGTGATGCCGAGGCGGACCCGCACGACGTCGCGCGACAGATCGCGTTGCGGCAACTCACGATGGCTCCGCGCAGTCGCAAGCAGCTCGAGGACAAGCTGCGCCAGAAAGGCTGCGCGGACGAGGTCTCGCACGTGGTCCTGGACCGGCTCGAGGAGGTCGGGCTGATCGACGACGCGGCCTATGCCCGCATGCTCGTGCGCACCAGGCAGGAGACCAAGGGTCTTGCGCCTCGTGCGCTGAGCCAGGAGCTGCGCCGCAAGGGCGTGTCTGATGACCTGATCGAGGACGCCCTGGCGGACATCGCCTCGGACGACCAACATGTCCGTGCCCGCGAGCTCGTGGACAAGCGGCTGCGCACCATGCGCGGGCTCGACCCGCAGGTGCAGACCCGCCGACTGGCCGGCTTCCTGGCGCGCAAGGGCTATGACAGCAATGTGGCCTTCGGCGTCATCCGCGAGGCCCTCGCGGACCTGCCCGAGCACCAGCGCGACTAG
- a CDS encoding DUF5709 domain-containing protein, whose product MSDQTSRENLDGEYGTYSLDDEDQLQPEDTLDGSGDPLDQGYQTADRLQGTTAWGTTAEEQRTDETINQRIGQEVPDPHSAYGAPDNESGLDRDPRDRVGGDDPDSIPADQDWVGDSAEGVGRLVAPDEGNGPDLEKDMVASNTANADDSPEGAAMHYVDEDDLED is encoded by the coding sequence ATGAGCGATCAGACCAGCCGCGAGAACCTCGACGGTGAATACGGCACCTACAGTCTCGACGACGAGGACCAGCTGCAGCCCGAGGACACCCTCGACGGATCCGGCGACCCGCTGGACCAGGGCTATCAGACAGCCGACCGGCTCCAGGGCACGACGGCCTGGGGCACCACGGCCGAGGAGCAGCGCACCGACGAGACGATCAATCAGCGCATCGGCCAGGAGGTGCCCGACCCGCACTCTGCCTATGGTGCCCCCGACAACGAGAGCGGCCTGGACCGCGATCCGCGCGATCGGGTGGGTGGTGACGACCCCGACTCGATCCCGGCAGACCAGGACTGGGTCGGCGACTCCGCAGAGGGCGTTGGTCGTCTCGTCGCCCCGGATGAGGGCAATGGCCCAGACCTCGAGAAGGACATGGTCGCCAGCAACACCGCGAACGCCGATGACTCGCCGGAGGGTGCAGCCATGCACTACGTGGACGAGGACGATCTCGAGGACTGA
- a CDS encoding PIN domain-containing protein: MATEERIALFLDYENLALGARDHLGGGFELKPITDALAERGRVVLRRAYADWSYFDEDRRMLTRAQVELIEMTQRMGASRKNAADIKMAVDAIEMAFARDYISTFVICTGDSDFTPLVLKLRELDKRVIGFGVRDSTSKMLPPACDEFLYYDNLEGVEPLPSKDTAGSGSGAASGEKKSGRARKSAKSATPEPVVEEATAQTHDDEDGEETAQPDLAVLVAQTLSGLQTSQAGEVTASVLKRTLVRKDPTFSEADYGFRAFGELLRHLADRNVIELSEGPAKGDPEILLAEAGDKEEAFALLRSVVEELSTGQESVPLSGLKDQLRRKAPGFSEKKLGYRSFLQFTRAAATEGVIFLDWSDVDKDYLLETVEPSDS, translated from the coding sequence GTGGCTACTGAAGAGCGGATTGCCCTGTTCCTGGACTATGAGAACCTCGCGCTCGGCGCTCGGGACCACCTCGGGGGAGGTTTCGAGCTCAAGCCGATCACCGACGCCCTGGCCGAGCGAGGGCGCGTGGTGCTGCGCCGTGCCTATGCCGACTGGTCCTATTTCGACGAGGACCGGCGGATGCTCACGAGAGCCCAGGTCGAGTTGATCGAGATGACCCAGCGGATGGGCGCCTCGCGCAAGAACGCGGCCGACATCAAGATGGCCGTGGACGCCATCGAGATGGCCTTCGCCCGCGACTACATCTCGACCTTCGTGATCTGCACCGGCGACAGCGACTTCACCCCCTTGGTGCTGAAGTTGCGCGAGCTGGACAAGCGGGTCATTGGCTTCGGGGTGCGCGACTCGACCTCCAAGATGCTGCCGCCTGCCTGCGATGAGTTCCTCTATTACGACAACCTCGAGGGGGTCGAGCCGCTGCCCTCCAAGGACACGGCCGGCTCCGGGTCTGGCGCGGCGTCGGGGGAGAAGAAGTCCGGGCGCGCGCGCAAGAGCGCCAAGAGCGCGACCCCGGAGCCGGTCGTGGAGGAGGCGACCGCGCAGACCCACGATGACGAGGACGGTGAGGAAACCGCGCAACCGGACCTGGCGGTGCTGGTCGCGCAGACCCTCAGTGGGTTGCAGACCAGTCAGGCGGGCGAGGTCACGGCATCGGTGCTCAAACGCACACTGGTGCGCAAGGACCCGACGTTCAGCGAGGCTGACTATGGGTTTCGTGCCTTCGGGGAACTGCTGCGGCACCTGGCCGACCGCAATGTCATCGAGCTGTCCGAGGGGCCGGCCAAGGGCGACCCGGAGATCCTTCTCGCCGAGGCCGGTGACAAGGAGGAGGCGTTTGCTCTGCTGCGCTCGGTCGTGGAGGAACTGTCCACGGGGCAGGAGAGCGTGCCGCTGTCCGGGCTGAAGGACCAGTTGCGTCGCAAGGCGCCCGGCTTCTCGGAAAAGAAGCTGGGCTATCGCTCGTTCCTGCAGTTCACCCGGGCGGCCGCGACCGAGGGAGTCATCTTTCTCGACTGGAGCGACGTCGACAAGGACTATCTGTTGGAGACGGTGGAACCCTCGGACTCCTGA
- the recA gene encoding recombinase RecA, whose protein sequence is MARPNSRPTPIQQIQGDKSKALDSVLAQIEKSHGKGAVMRLGDDSRPPIAVIPTGSIALDVALGVGGFPRGRVVEVYGPESSGKTTVALHAVASAQKAGGIAAFIDAEHALDPEYAKALGVDTDALLVSQPDTGEQALEIADMLIRSGALDIIVIDSVAALVPRAEIEGEMGDSHVGLQARLMSQALRKITGAMSQTGTTAIFINQLREKIGVMFGSPETTTGGKALKFYASVRLDVRRIETLKDGTDAVGNRTRVKVVKNKVSPPFKEALFDILYGQGISREGGLIDMGVEHGFVRKAGAWYTYEGDQLGQGKENSRQFLKDNPDLADEIERKVKAKLGVGPRPAGEDVLDAELAAVGGVDDQVPDGVDPRTGEVSVNF, encoded by the coding sequence ATGGCACGTCCGAACAGCAGGCCAACGCCGATCCAGCAGATCCAGGGGGACAAGTCCAAGGCCCTTGACTCGGTCCTGGCGCAGATCGAGAAATCACATGGCAAGGGCGCGGTCATGCGCCTGGGTGATGACAGTCGCCCGCCGATCGCCGTCATCCCGACCGGCTCGATCGCACTCGACGTGGCGCTCGGGGTTGGCGGGTTCCCACGCGGTCGCGTGGTCGAGGTCTACGGCCCAGAGAGCTCGGGCAAGACCACCGTGGCCCTGCACGCGGTGGCCAGTGCACAGAAGGCCGGGGGCATCGCGGCCTTCATCGATGCCGAGCACGCACTCGACCCGGAGTATGCCAAGGCACTCGGCGTCGACACCGATGCTCTGTTGGTCAGCCAGCCGGACACCGGCGAGCAGGCCCTGGAGATCGCGGACATGCTGATCCGCTCCGGCGCCCTGGACATCATCGTCATCGACTCCGTCGCGGCGCTGGTGCCCCGCGCTGAGATCGAGGGCGAGATGGGTGACAGCCACGTCGGTCTGCAGGCCCGACTGATGTCACAGGCCCTGCGCAAGATCACCGGTGCGATGAGCCAGACCGGCACCACTGCCATATTTATTAACCAGCTCCGTGAAAAAATCGGTGTGATGTTCGGCTCACCTGAGACGACCACTGGTGGCAAGGCGCTGAAGTTCTATGCGTCAGTGCGGCTGGACGTGCGGCGCATCGAGACACTCAAGGATGGCACCGACGCGGTGGGCAACCGCACCCGCGTCAAGGTCGTCAAGAACAAGGTGTCCCCGCCGTTCAAGGAGGCGCTGTTCGACATCCTCTACGGGCAGGGCATCTCTCGTGAAGGTGGCCTGATCGACATGGGTGTCGAGCACGGCTTCGTGCGCAAGGCCGGTGCTTGGTACACCTACGAGGGCGACCAGCTCGGTCAGGGCAAGGAGAACTCCCGGCAGTTCCTCAAGGACAACCCGGACCTGGCCGACGAGATCGAGCGCAAGGTCAAGGCCAAGCTCGGGGTGGGCCCGCGCCCGGCGGGCGAGGATGTTCTGGATGCCGAGCTCGCAGCGGTGGGCGGGGTCGATGACCAGGTGCCCGATGGGGTCGACCCACGCACCGGTGAGGTCTCGGTCAACTTCTGA
- a CDS encoding YoaK family protein, protein MKPRRSAVGAYGRALTGASRSERGNQHLAFAMAVVAGALNAVGFVAVAIYTSHMTGMTALVSDHVAAGEWRLILPPGTALVSFVAGAATTAVLFNWMRRRDTSARFAIVLVLEALLILLFGLLANSLDAVGGELLIIAILGFVMGLQNALITKVSGARIRTTHVTGMVTDIGIELGKAAYRNRRANTPPVEHDPVKLGLLVTMVSLFAVGGVIGALGYTWIGYPAVIPFALILLAAGLIPVADDVRTARQRRGRRGGTSG, encoded by the coding sequence GTGAAACCGCGCAGGTCCGCGGTCGGCGCCTACGGGCGGGCGCTGACCGGCGCCTCCCGCAGCGAACGCGGCAACCAGCACCTGGCCTTCGCCATGGCGGTGGTTGCCGGCGCCCTCAACGCGGTCGGGTTCGTGGCGGTGGCGATCTACACCTCGCACATGACCGGCATGACCGCGCTGGTCTCCGATCACGTGGCTGCGGGGGAGTGGCGCCTCATCCTCCCGCCCGGCACCGCGCTGGTGTCCTTTGTTGCCGGGGCCGCGACCACGGCGGTCCTGTTCAACTGGATGCGGCGACGGGACACCTCCGCCCGCTTCGCCATCGTCCTCGTCCTTGAGGCGCTGCTGATCCTGCTCTTCGGTCTGCTCGCGAACAGCCTGGACGCCGTGGGCGGGGAACTGCTGATCATCGCGATCCTGGGCTTCGTCATGGGACTGCAGAATGCCCTGATCACCAAGGTGTCCGGCGCCCGCATCCGCACGACGCACGTCACCGGCATGGTGACCGACATCGGGATCGAGTTGGGGAAGGCCGCCTACCGCAACAGGCGTGCCAACACACCGCCGGTGGAGCACGACCCGGTCAAGCTCGGGCTGCTGGTGACGATGGTGTCCCTGTTTGCGGTGGGCGGCGTCATCGGGGCACTCGGCTACACGTGGATCGGTTATCCCGCGGTGATTCCGTTTGCGCTGATCCTCTTGGCGGCCGGTCTGATCCCTGTCGCGGATGACGTGCGCACGGCCAGGCAACGGCGTGGGCGACGGGGCGGCACGAGCGGCTGA